In Microbacterium maritypicum, the following are encoded in one genomic region:
- a CDS encoding PLD nuclease N-terminal domain-containing protein, with amino-acid sequence MPFLFSLLVIALMIGALIDIITRDSALVKHLPKMVWIIIVILLPFVGSVLWFAIGREYGEAGISIPRVRRAERPTATRTDVRPSPPADTRTTEQQIADLDREIEEWRLREELEKRRRDGDAASGSAGAAS; translated from the coding sequence ATGCCGTTCCTGTTCTCGCTCCTCGTCATCGCCCTGATGATCGGCGCACTGATCGACATCATCACCCGCGACAGCGCCCTGGTGAAGCACCTGCCGAAGATGGTGTGGATCATCATCGTGATCCTGTTGCCGTTCGTCGGCAGCGTGCTGTGGTTCGCCATCGGACGCGAGTACGGCGAGGCCGGCATCTCCATCCCGCGCGTGCGTCGCGCCGAGCGGCCGACCGCCACCCGCACCGACGTGCGTCCCTCGCCGCCGGCGGACACGCGCACGACCGAGCAGCAGATCGCCGACCTCGACCGCGAGATCGAGGAATGGCGGCTCCGCGAGGAGCTCGAGAAGCGCCGCCGCGACGGGGACGCCGCCTCCGGATCCGCCGGCGCCGCCTCCTAG
- a CDS encoding epimerase, translated as MSTGRVVIGGSTGFMGSHLVSRLRAEGREVVTISRSGADFRWGDQVEIDRAVDGASLVIGLAGKSVNCRYTPENRAEIFRSRLDTTASLSTAIARASAPPAVWVNSSTATIYRHAEDRPMTESTGELGTGFSVEVAKAWEKALFAEELPATRRVALRSAIVLGHGGVLGPLKNLVRLGLGGPQYDGRWPASAARRRAGTVHHFRARRGSQRFSWVHIDDVARIIDFIEQTPSLEGPVNVASPNPVDNVEFMATIRRVLGARIGPPLPRWMLELGAIGIRTETELVLKSRWVLPEKLTAAGFEFRHPQLEEAIRESFDRGGVSA; from the coding sequence ATGAGCACAGGCCGGGTCGTCATCGGCGGGTCCACGGGCTTCATGGGGAGCCACCTCGTCTCCCGACTCCGCGCCGAGGGCCGCGAGGTCGTCACGATCTCGCGCTCCGGCGCCGACTTCCGCTGGGGCGATCAGGTCGAGATCGACCGCGCGGTCGACGGCGCCTCCCTGGTCATCGGCCTCGCGGGCAAGAGCGTCAACTGCCGGTACACGCCGGAGAACCGCGCGGAGATCTTCCGGTCGCGGCTCGACACCACCGCCTCGCTGAGCACGGCGATCGCCCGCGCATCTGCACCTCCGGCCGTGTGGGTGAACTCCTCGACGGCCACGATCTACCGGCACGCCGAAGACCGTCCGATGACCGAATCCACGGGCGAGCTCGGCACCGGCTTCTCGGTCGAGGTCGCGAAGGCCTGGGAGAAGGCGTTGTTCGCCGAAGAGCTGCCCGCCACTCGCCGCGTCGCCCTCCGCAGCGCCATCGTGCTCGGCCACGGCGGCGTGCTCGGGCCCCTGAAGAACCTCGTCCGGCTCGGGCTCGGCGGTCCGCAGTACGACGGTCGGTGGCCCGCGAGCGCCGCGCGACGCCGGGCCGGGACCGTTCACCACTTCCGCGCGCGCCGCGGGAGTCAGCGGTTCAGCTGGGTGCACATCGACGACGTCGCGCGCATCATCGACTTCATCGAGCAGACGCCGTCACTCGAGGGTCCCGTCAACGTCGCATCCCCGAATCCGGTCGACAACGTCGAGTTCATGGCGACGATCAGGCGGGTGCTGGGTGCTCGCATCGGGCCGCCGCTGCCCCGCTGGATGCTCGAGCTCGGCGCCATCGGCATCCGTACCGAGACCGAACTCGTCTTGAAGAGCCGGTGGGTGCTGCCGGAGAAGCTCACCGCCGCGGGCTTCGAGTTCCGCCACCCGCAGTTGGAAGAGGCGATCCGCGAGTCCTTCGACCGCGGAGGGGTCTCGGCCTAG
- a CDS encoding DUF4166 domain-containing protein produces MTPVPDSPYARALGERIDELHPRLRAYFSAVPDGAVGIGEGVFHVVGTPRRWLWPVLRVLERRRVVAGVWERDVPFRVENRTIASRAIGERTFRFTRGPWVMRDAVALTRHGRVLDELGEPGLIAACFDVDVRDGALHLTSRAVGVRLGRLRIRVPRLIAPVVRLTERFDDAIDRQQVALTIDAPLLGRVYEYRGDFEYRVPHIAEVPRTAEKEQSA; encoded by the coding sequence GTGACGCCCGTGCCGGACTCCCCCTACGCCCGGGCGCTCGGCGAACGCATCGACGAGCTGCACCCTCGCCTGCGCGCCTACTTCTCGGCGGTCCCCGACGGCGCCGTCGGCATCGGCGAGGGCGTGTTCCACGTCGTCGGCACGCCGCGGCGGTGGCTGTGGCCCGTGCTCCGCGTCCTCGAACGTCGCAGGGTCGTCGCCGGGGTCTGGGAGCGCGACGTGCCCTTCCGCGTCGAGAACCGCACGATCGCATCGAGGGCCATCGGCGAGCGCACGTTCCGCTTCACCCGCGGCCCGTGGGTCATGCGCGATGCGGTCGCGCTCACCCGGCACGGTCGCGTGCTCGACGAACTCGGCGAACCCGGACTCATCGCGGCCTGCTTCGACGTCGACGTGCGCGACGGCGCATTGCACCTCACGAGTCGGGCTGTCGGGGTGCGACTCGGACGGCTCCGAATCCGCGTCCCCCGCCTGATCGCACCGGTCGTCCGCCTCACGGAGCGCTTCGACGACGCCATCGACCGGCAGCAGGTGGCACTCACGATCGACGCGCCTCTCCTCGGCCGCGTGTACGAATACCGGGGCGACTTCGAGTACCGCGTCCCGCACATCGCCGAGGTCCCCCGCACCGCAGAGAAGGAGCAGTCCGCATGA
- a CDS encoding TetR/AcrR family transcriptional regulator, with protein sequence MPADTPEPAEQPRPRGTYAKGIARRQEILDRAIEVFAERGSDRTSLRAIAREVGVTHAALTHYFGSLEELLVAVYEESNAPGRQPDPPSADATPVEMMIESARFNRAIPGLVQLYSTLVASALEEGHPAARTFATGRFTRLRERLAETVRRQQEGGQIRKDVDADAVAALVVAASDGLQTQWLLDETAPQHEALALLDRLLRPPA encoded by the coding sequence ATGCCCGCCGACACGCCAGAGCCTGCCGAGCAGCCCCGCCCGCGCGGCACCTACGCCAAGGGGATCGCTCGCCGACAGGAGATCCTCGATCGCGCCATCGAGGTCTTCGCCGAACGCGGTTCCGACCGCACAAGCCTGCGGGCGATCGCGCGCGAAGTGGGCGTCACGCACGCCGCCCTCACCCACTACTTCGGGTCTCTCGAAGAGCTGCTCGTCGCCGTCTACGAGGAGAGCAACGCGCCGGGGCGGCAGCCCGATCCCCCATCGGCGGATGCGACGCCGGTCGAGATGATGATCGAGTCGGCACGCTTCAACCGCGCGATCCCCGGCCTCGTGCAGCTGTATTCGACCCTTGTCGCGTCGGCACTCGAGGAGGGCCACCCGGCGGCGCGCACGTTCGCCACCGGTCGTTTCACACGTCTGCGCGAACGGCTCGCCGAGACCGTGCGGCGACAGCAGGAAGGCGGGCAGATCCGGAAAGACGTCGACGCGGACGCCGTCGCGGCTCTCGTCGTCGCGGCGTCGGACGGCCTTCAGACGCAGTGGCTGCTCGACGAGACGGCCCCGCAGCACGAGGCGCTCGCGCTGCTCGACCGGCTGCTGCGCCCGCCCGCGTGA
- a CDS encoding sugar phosphate isomerase/epimerase family protein translates to MTIQTSLQLFTIKDQLEADLEGTLTAVAARGFTAVEPYDFVRRAEPLAAALSAAGLTAPSGHAFLASESFVNPDGSGTTIPVPTPDVVFAAARVLGMDTVIDPYTEPARWESVEQIEETARLLNAAAEIGATVGVRVGYHNHAHELEAVFGGVTGLEVLAGLLDERVVLEVDLYWVARGGVDPVALLQRLGDRVIAVHAKDGTLDPALAGAYPPADQVAAGEGSVPLVEAIAAAPALELAIVEFDHYEGDLFDAIERSRVFLDEKVAG, encoded by the coding sequence ATGACGATTCAGACCTCCCTGCAGCTGTTCACGATCAAGGACCAGCTGGAGGCCGACCTGGAGGGCACGCTCACGGCGGTCGCCGCACGCGGCTTCACCGCCGTGGAGCCCTACGACTTCGTCCGCCGTGCCGAGCCACTCGCCGCCGCGCTCTCGGCCGCCGGGCTCACCGCCCCGTCCGGGCACGCCTTCCTCGCTTCGGAGTCGTTCGTGAACCCCGACGGCAGCGGCACGACCATCCCCGTCCCCACGCCCGACGTCGTCTTCGCCGCCGCCCGGGTGCTGGGGATGGACACGGTCATCGACCCGTACACCGAGCCCGCACGCTGGGAGTCGGTCGAGCAGATCGAGGAGACGGCCCGCCTGCTGAACGCGGCCGCCGAGATCGGCGCGACCGTCGGCGTCCGCGTCGGATATCACAACCACGCCCACGAGCTGGAGGCCGTCTTCGGCGGGGTGACCGGGTTGGAGGTCCTCGCGGGGCTGCTCGACGAGCGCGTCGTGCTCGAGGTCGACCTCTATTGGGTGGCTCGCGGCGGTGTCGACCCCGTCGCGCTGCTGCAGCGCCTGGGTGACCGCGTGATCGCCGTGCACGCGAAGGACGGCACGCTCGACCCGGCGCTCGCCGGCGCCTACCCGCCCGCCGACCAGGTGGCCGCGGGCGAGGGATCCGTTCCGCTGGTCGAAGCCATCGCCGCAGCCCCGGCGCTCGAGCTCGCGATCGTCGAGTTCGACCACTACGAGGGCGACCTGTTCGACGCGATCGAGCGCAGCCGTGTCTTCCTCGACGAGAAGGTGGCCGGCTGA
- a CDS encoding Gfo/Idh/MocA family protein codes for MAGPVGVGIIGAGNISDQYLSNLTTFPDVRVIAVADVIEERAKAQAAKYGVPRAGGVDVVLDDPEIDIVVNLTIPAVHVEVSEAIIAAGKHVWTEKPIGVSREESRRLLEKADAAGLRVGVAPDTVLGPGVQTAKRAIARGDIGRPLFGQTTFQWQGPEIFHPNPAFLYAKGAGPLLDMGPYYVSTLVHVFGPVAAVAALGLQGSPTRRVQVGELAGQEFPVEIPSTLSVLMDFEEGGQAQSLYSTDSPLLRQGIVEITGTEGTIVIPDPNTFGGPITITRPLTRQFVPPEPMTQEIVDVAQEGVLSGRGVGLLDMARSIAAGRPHVATGEFGYHVLDTLLSIEEAAESRSFVPVESTLDQVGAIAADFDPFEATL; via the coding sequence ATGGCGGGTCCCGTCGGAGTCGGCATCATCGGTGCCGGGAACATCAGCGACCAGTACCTGTCGAACCTCACCACCTTCCCGGATGTCCGTGTGATCGCGGTCGCCGACGTCATCGAGGAGCGTGCGAAGGCGCAGGCCGCGAAGTACGGCGTCCCGCGTGCCGGCGGCGTCGACGTGGTGCTCGACGACCCCGAGATCGACATCGTCGTGAACCTGACGATCCCGGCGGTGCATGTCGAGGTCTCCGAGGCGATCATCGCCGCGGGCAAGCACGTCTGGACAGAGAAGCCGATCGGCGTCAGCCGCGAGGAGTCGCGTCGGCTGCTGGAGAAGGCGGATGCCGCCGGTCTGCGCGTCGGCGTGGCCCCGGATACCGTGCTCGGGCCGGGCGTGCAGACCGCCAAGCGGGCGATCGCGCGCGGCGACATCGGGCGCCCGCTGTTCGGTCAGACCACCTTCCAGTGGCAGGGTCCGGAGATCTTCCACCCGAATCCTGCGTTCCTCTACGCCAAGGGCGCGGGGCCGCTGCTCGACATGGGCCCGTACTACGTGTCGACCCTCGTGCACGTGTTCGGACCGGTCGCCGCGGTCGCCGCCCTCGGGCTGCAGGGGTCGCCGACGCGCCGTGTGCAGGTCGGCGAGCTGGCGGGCCAGGAGTTCCCGGTCGAGATCCCGTCCACGCTCAGCGTGCTGATGGACTTCGAGGAGGGCGGCCAGGCGCAGAGCCTGTACAGCACCGACTCACCGCTGCTGCGGCAAGGGATCGTCGAGATCACCGGCACCGAGGGCACGATCGTGATCCCCGACCCGAACACCTTCGGCGGCCCGATCACCATCACGCGTCCGCTCACCCGTCAGTTCGTTCCGCCGGAGCCGATGACGCAGGAGATCGTCGACGTCGCGCAGGAGGGTGTGCTCTCCGGCCGCGGCGTCGGGCTGCTCGACATGGCGCGCTCGATCGCCGCCGGCCGGCCGCACGTCGCCACCGGGGAGTTCGGCTACCACGTGCTCGACACGCTCCTGTCGATCGAGGAGGCGGCCGAATCGCGGAGCTTCGTCCCGGTCGAGAGCACGCTGGATCAGGTGGGCGCGATCGCCGCGGACTTCGATCCGTTCGAGGCCACGCTCTGA